A window of the Streptomyces finlayi genome harbors these coding sequences:
- a CDS encoding relaxase/mobilization nuclease, producing the protein MIPRLHERAHSPHEPLAEALGRPVSPDEGLTEHTVVAHWPGLDYYTLDDEQKIWTSVEWTEHLEDPYLEYPFAASPQDDRHAVFHLSVRLHPDDRVLAGPEWAEIAHRLARAAGIEVPGDEKGCRWIALQAQPGRLDLLANLIRLDGAWAPQRGDALRRLSEESRRIEQDLRLIPAPTSRPQNADRLVPVASTQLATILSQLADEQSGPLATVRGLVEHTAHRIARQPGAAGAATAHRLELIAHRLHSVQQDLDTAAAHLSAAARPRVAAAPPAAARHPAHRSP; encoded by the coding sequence GTGATTCCCCGTCTCCACGAGCGGGCCCACTCACCGCACGAGCCGCTCGCCGAGGCGCTGGGGCGCCCGGTGTCGCCGGACGAGGGACTCACCGAGCACACTGTCGTCGCCCACTGGCCGGGGCTCGACTACTACACCCTGGACGACGAGCAGAAGATCTGGACGTCCGTCGAGTGGACCGAACACCTCGAAGACCCCTATCTGGAATACCCGTTCGCCGCCAGCCCGCAGGATGACCGGCACGCCGTCTTCCACCTCAGTGTCCGGCTCCATCCCGACGACCGTGTGCTGGCCGGCCCCGAGTGGGCCGAGATCGCCCACCGGCTCGCCCGCGCCGCCGGCATCGAGGTCCCCGGTGACGAGAAGGGCTGCCGGTGGATCGCCCTCCAGGCCCAGCCCGGCCGCCTCGATCTGCTCGCCAACCTAATCCGCCTGGATGGCGCGTGGGCCCCCCAGCGTGGCGATGCCCTGCGGCGCCTCTCGGAGGAATCCCGCCGCATCGAGCAGGACCTGCGTCTTATCCCCGCACCAACTTCTCGGCCACAGAACGCCGACCGGCTCGTCCCCGTGGCGTCCACCCAGCTCGCGACCATCCTGTCGCAGCTCGCCGACGAGCAGTCCGGGCCGCTGGCCACGGTGCGCGGACTCGTCGAGCACACCGCTCACCGGATCGCACGACAGCCCGGCGCGGCCGGTGCCGCCACAGCGCATCGCCTGGAGCTCATCGCCCACCGGCTGCACTCCGTCCAGCAAGACCTGGACACCGCGGCAGCGCACCTGAGTGCCGCGGCCCGTCCCCGTGTAGCTGCCGCACCGCCTGCCGCAGCCCGGCACCCAGCACATCGATCGCCGTAG